The Fusobacterium varium genome has a segment encoding these proteins:
- a CDS encoding L-erythro-3,5-diaminohexanoate dehydrogenase yields MIKGCKYGTHRVIEPKGVLPQPALKIDNNMEIYSNEILIDVIALNVDSASFTQIEEEAGHDVEKIKAKIKEIVGERGKMQNPVTGSGGMLIGTIEKIGDDLVGKTNLKVGDKIATLVSLSLTPLRIDEILDVKPEIDRVEIKGKAILFESGIYAVLPEDMPETLALAALDVAGAPAQVAKLVRPCQSVAILGSAGKSGMLCAYEAVKRVGPTGKVIGLVRNEKEAALLRRVSDKVRIVIADATKPIEVLNAILEANDGQEVDVAINCVNVANTEMSTILPVKDLGIVYFFSMATGFTKAALGAEGVGKDVTMIVGNGYTKDHAAITLEELRESAVLREIFNELYV; encoded by the coding sequence ATGATAAAAGGATGTAAATACGGAACTCACAGAGTAATAGAACCAAAAGGAGTTTTACCTCAACCAGCTTTAAAAATAGATAACAACATGGAAATTTATTCAAACGAAATCTTAATAGATGTAATTGCACTAAACGTTGACTCTGCATCATTCACTCAAATTGAAGAAGAAGCAGGACACGATGTAGAAAAAATCAAAGCTAAAATCAAAGAAATCGTTGGAGAAAGAGGAAAAATGCAAAACCCTGTTACTGGATCAGGTGGAATGCTAATTGGAACTATTGAAAAAATTGGAGACGATTTAGTAGGAAAAACTAACTTAAAAGTTGGAGATAAAATAGCTACTCTAGTTTCTTTATCATTAACTCCATTAAGAATAGATGAAATCCTTGATGTTAAACCTGAAATAGACAGAGTTGAAATCAAAGGAAAAGCTATCTTATTTGAAAGCGGAATCTACGCAGTATTACCAGAAGATATGCCAGAAACTCTAGCTCTAGCAGCTCTAGACGTAGCAGGAGCTCCAGCACAAGTTGCTAAATTAGTAAGACCTTGCCAATCAGTAGCAATCTTAGGATCAGCAGGAAAATCAGGAATGCTATGTGCTTATGAAGCAGTTAAAAGAGTAGGACCTACAGGAAAAGTAATTGGACTTGTAAGAAATGAAAAAGAAGCTGCTTTACTAAGAAGAGTAAGCGATAAAGTAAGAATTGTTATAGCTGACGCAACTAAACCTATCGAAGTACTAAATGCAATACTAGAAGCTAACGATGGACAAGAAGTAGACGTAGCTATCAACTGTGTAAACGTAGCAAATACAGAAATGTCAACAATCCTTCCAGTTAAAGATCTAGGAATTGTATACTTCTTCTCAATGGCTACTGGATTTACAAAAGCTGCTCTAGGAGCTGAAGGAGTAGGAAAAGACGTTACTATGATCGTAGGAAACGGATACACTAAAGATCACGCTGCAATTACTCTTGAAGAATTAAGAGAAAGTGCTGTTTTAAGAGAAATCTTTAACGAATTATATGTTTAA
- a CDS encoding 3-keto-5-aminohexanoate cleavage protein — protein MEKLIITAAICGAEVTKEQNPAVPYTVEEIVREAESAYKAGASIIHLHVREDDGTPTQSKERFKACIDAIKEKCPDAIIQPSTGGAVGMTDLERLQPTELGPEMATLDCGTCNFGGDEVFTNTENTIKNFGKIMIERGVKPEIEVFDKGMVDYAIKYAKQGYIKYPMHFDFVLGVQMTASARDLVFISESIPAGSTWTVAGIGRHEFPMAALAITMGGHVRVGFEDNVYIEKGVLAKSNGELVEKVVRLAKELGREIATPAEARKILGLA, from the coding sequence ATGGAAAAATTAATAATTACAGCAGCTATTTGTGGAGCTGAGGTAACTAAAGAACAAAACCCAGCAGTACCTTATACTGTTGAAGAGATAGTAAGAGAAGCTGAATCAGCTTATAAAGCAGGAGCGTCAATAATTCACCTTCATGTAAGAGAAGATGATGGAACTCCTACACAATCTAAAGAAAGATTTAAAGCTTGTATAGATGCTATCAAAGAAAAATGTCCTGATGCAATAATTCAACCATCTACTGGAGGAGCAGTTGGAATGACTGACCTTGAAAGATTACAACCTACAGAATTAGGACCAGAAATGGCAACTCTAGATTGTGGAACTTGTAACTTTGGAGGAGATGAAGTATTCACAAATACAGAAAATACTATCAAAAACTTTGGAAAAATAATGATAGAAAGAGGAGTAAAACCTGAAATTGAAGTATTTGACAAAGGAATGGTAGATTATGCAATAAAATATGCAAAACAAGGATACATTAAATATCCAATGCACTTTGACTTTGTACTAGGTGTACAAATGACTGCAAGTGCAAGAGATCTTGTTTTCATCAGTGAAAGCATTCCAGCAGGTTCAACTTGGACAGTTGCAGGAATAGGAAGACATGAATTCCCAATGGCAGCTCTTGCAATTACTATGGGAGGACATGTAAGAGTAGGATTTGAAGATAACGTTTATATAGAAAAAGGTGTTCTTGCTAAATCAAATGGAGAACTAGTTGAAAAAGTTGTAAGACTTGCTAAAGAACTTGGAAGAGAAATTGCAACTCCAGCAGAAGCAAGAAAAATACTAGGATTAGCTTAA
- a CDS encoding 3-aminobutyryl-CoA ammonia lyase: MKSMIRMRMSSHDAHYGGNLVDGARMLQLFGDVATELLIQMDGDEGLFKAYDNVEFMAPVFAGDFIEAVGEIVSTGNSSRKMVFEARKVIVPRPDINDSAADVLAEPIVVCRASGTCVTPKDKQRKK, encoded by the coding sequence ATGAAATCAATGATCAGAATGAGAATGAGTTCACATGATGCACATTATGGAGGAAATCTTGTTGACGGTGCAAGAATGCTTCAATTATTTGGAGACGTTGCAACAGAACTTCTAATTCAAATGGACGGAGACGAAGGATTATTCAAAGCTTATGACAATGTAGAATTTATGGCACCAGTTTTTGCTGGAGACTTTATTGAAGCAGTTGGAGAAATCGTAAGTACTGGAAATAGTTCAAGAAAAATGGTTTTTGAAGCAAGAAAAGTAATTGTTCCTAGACCAGATATTAATGACTCAGCAGCTGATGTATTAGCTGAACCAATAGTTGTATGTAGAGCAAGTGGAACTTGTGTAACTCCTAAAGATAAACAAAGAAAAAAATAA